The following are from one region of the Paramagnetospirillum magnetotacticum MS-1 genome:
- the galE gene encoding UDP-glucose 4-epimerase GalE, translated as MADPRPVLIAGGAGYIGSHVALALADAGRPVVILDDLSTGRQALVPEGAVFVRGDMGDRALVRRLLAEHGCSGVMMFAGSIIVSESFREPLPYWRNNAGSGLAFVETCVEAGIRHFVYSSTAAVYGTPDTLPISESAALRPISPYGRSKLAVEWALSDICETAPTRFAALRYFNVAGADHRGRSGQVSPVATHLIKIAVEAALGRREGMAIYGDDYPTADGTCIRDYIHVTDLAEAHVLALAHLERGGESLIANCGYGHGFSVREVIDVVRRVSGRDFPVHSSERRRGDPPALVADSGLLKAKLGWVARRDDLELMVRSALEWEAKQQP; from the coding sequence ATGGCTGATCCCCGTCCGGTTCTCATCGCCGGCGGGGCGGGCTATATCGGCAGTCATGTGGCCCTGGCGCTGGCCGATGCTGGCCGTCCCGTGGTGATTCTCGACGATCTGTCCACGGGCAGGCAAGCCCTGGTGCCGGAGGGTGCCGTCTTCGTGCGGGGCGATATGGGTGACCGCGCCCTGGTCCGCCGTCTTCTGGCCGAACATGGCTGTAGCGGCGTGATGATGTTCGCCGGTTCCATCATCGTTTCCGAATCCTTCCGCGAGCCCCTGCCCTACTGGCGCAACAATGCCGGAAGCGGACTTGCCTTTGTGGAAACATGTGTCGAAGCCGGAATCCGACATTTCGTCTATTCCTCGACCGCTGCCGTATACGGCACGCCAGACACGCTGCCCATCTCGGAAAGCGCGGCCCTGCGCCCCATCAGCCCCTATGGGCGTTCCAAGCTGGCGGTGGAGTGGGCGCTGTCCGACATCTGTGAAACGGCGCCCACGCGGTTTGCGGCGCTGCGTTACTTCAATGTGGCTGGGGCGGATCATCGGGGGCGTAGCGGCCAGGTCTCTCCCGTGGCGACTCACCTGATCAAGATCGCCGTCGAGGCGGCATTGGGCCGCCGAGAGGGCATGGCCATCTATGGCGACGATTATCCGACCGCCGACGGGACCTGTATCCGCGACTACATCCACGTCACCGATCTGGCGGAAGCCCATGTTCTGGCGCTTGCCCATCTGGAACGGGGGGGAGAGTCGCTGATCGCCAATTGCGGCTACGGTCACGGCTTTTCCGTGCGCGAGGTCATCGACGTCGTCCGCCGCGTGTCGGGGCGCGACTTCCCCGTTCACAGTTCCGAGCGCCGGCGTGGCGACCCTCCGGCATTGGTGGCGGATTCCGGCCTGCTGAAGGCAAAACTCGGTTGGGTGGCACGGCGCGACGATCTGGAACTGATGGTTCGTTCGGCGCTGGAATGGGAAGCTAAGCAGCAGCCATGA
- a CDS encoding alcohol dehydrogenase catalytic domain-containing protein, whose product MAEPSSVETSVIIRCFNEQKYLPGLFDALDRQSYRDFEVIIVDSGSFDRTREIAEARADQVLRISSHDFTFGYSLNAGIREARGRFIAIASAHTEPCDEHWLANLVEPLRDDTVAMSYGRQLGKACSKFSEAEDFDRTFGPHGREESPARWCVNNANSAIRKDLWEQYGFDEELTGLEDIGWARHWMDKGFRVVYRPDARLYHLHEESWRQIRRRYYREAVAARRMGIKGPNTVLGETWAELRNTASDLINAFNPKDNPVAARLTLGQRLREVVYFRVNRNIGTFKGLLEAHPLETRQEQEDALFDRSTRAVVIHGPGKVALEEMEMPECKPGDVVIATAHVGVCATDLEILSGALGYYKNGMAKYPIVPGHEFSGHVVSMGQNVTAFKEGDPVVVECIQSCGSCAECRAGNFIGCAERTELGVFRRNGAYADFVTVPARFVHKLAAGTDMAQAALCEPLAVVLKGMRRLMPALAAAPGGAKRAAVTGAGCIGHICAVELARRGFPVTIFDRNQSRLDVFKGRDSIETSTDLDRLGEFNVVVEATGHPEVLDKALHAAPAGATLLLLGLPYARKEFSFEAIAAYDKTVVGSVGSTAEDFEEAIRLMPSLDLSPLLACHLPLERFAEGWELARGGSRLKIILDVGDHP is encoded by the coding sequence GTGGCTGAGCCTTCGAGCGTCGAAACCTCGGTCATCATCCGCTGTTTCAACGAGCAGAAATACCTGCCCGGCCTGTTCGACGCGCTGGACCGCCAGAGCTACCGCGATTTCGAGGTGATCATCGTCGATTCCGGTTCTTTCGACCGCACGCGCGAGATCGCCGAGGCCCGTGCCGATCAGGTGCTGCGCATCTCCAGCCACGACTTCACCTTCGGCTATTCCCTTAACGCGGGTATCCGTGAAGCAAGGGGCCGGTTCATCGCCATCGCCTCGGCCCATACGGAACCCTGCGACGAGCATTGGCTCGCCAATCTGGTCGAGCCGCTCAGGGACGACACGGTGGCCATGAGCTATGGCCGCCAATTGGGCAAGGCCTGCTCCAAGTTCTCCGAGGCCGAGGATTTCGATCGGACCTTTGGCCCCCATGGCCGCGAGGAAAGCCCGGCACGCTGGTGCGTCAACAACGCCAATTCGGCCATCCGCAAGGATCTGTGGGAACAGTATGGCTTCGACGAGGAATTGACGGGCCTGGAGGATATCGGCTGGGCGCGTCATTGGATGGACAAGGGCTTTCGCGTGGTCTACCGCCCTGATGCCCGGCTTTATCACCTGCATGAGGAAAGCTGGCGCCAGATCCGGCGGCGCTATTACCGCGAAGCGGTGGCGGCGCGGCGCATGGGGATCAAGGGGCCCAATACGGTGCTGGGCGAGACATGGGCGGAGTTACGCAACACCGCCAGCGATCTGATCAATGCCTTCAACCCCAAAGACAATCCAGTGGCGGCGCGGCTCACACTGGGCCAGCGCTTGCGCGAAGTGGTCTATTTCCGCGTCAACCGCAATATCGGCACCTTCAAGGGTCTGCTGGAGGCCCATCCTCTGGAGACCCGCCAGGAGCAGGAGGACGCCCTGTTCGACCGCTCCACCCGTGCCGTGGTGATCCACGGCCCCGGCAAGGTGGCGCTGGAAGAGATGGAAATGCCCGAGTGCAAGCCCGGCGACGTGGTCATCGCCACGGCCCATGTGGGCGTCTGCGCCACCGATCTGGAAATTCTTTCGGGGGCGCTGGGCTATTACAAGAACGGCATGGCCAAGTACCCCATCGTGCCCGGCCACGAATTCTCGGGCCACGTCGTGTCCATGGGCCAGAACGTCACCGCCTTCAAGGAAGGCGATCCGGTGGTGGTGGAGTGCATTCAAAGCTGCGGCAGCTGCGCCGAGTGCCGGGCCGGCAATTTCATCGGCTGCGCCGAGCGCACCGAGCTGGGGGTGTTCCGCCGAAACGGCGCCTATGCCGATTTCGTCACCGTTCCCGCCCGCTTCGTCCACAAGCTGGCCGCGGGCACCGACATGGCCCAGGCCGCTCTGTGCGAGCCCCTGGCCGTGGTGCTGAAGGGCATGCGCCGTCTGATGCCCGCCCTGGCCGCCGCACCCGGCGGGGCCAAGCGCGCCGCCGTGACGGGGGCGGGCTGTATCGGCCATATCTGCGCTGTGGAACTGGCGCGGCGCGGCTTCCCCGTCACCATTTTTGACCGCAATCAGTCCCGGCTGGACGTATTCAAAGGCCGCGACAGTATCGAGACCAGCACCGACCTGGACCGCCTGGGCGAGTTCAATGTGGTGGTCGAGGCCACCGGCCACCCGGAAGTTCTGGACAAGGCGCTGCATGCCGCCCCGGCGGGCGCTACTTTGCTGCTGCTCGGGCTGCCCTATGCCCGCAAGGAATTCTCCTTCGAGGCCATCGCCGCCTATGACAAGACCGTGGTGGGCTCGGTGGGCTCCACCGCCGAGGATTTCGAAGAAGCCATCCGCCTGATGCCGTCGCTTGACCTGTCGCCGCTCTTGGCCTGCCACCTGCCGCTGGAGCGCTTCGCGGAAGGCTGGGAGCTGGCGCGCGGCGGCTCTAGGCTCAAGATCATCCTTGATGTCGGGGATCACCCATGA
- a CDS encoding cyclase family protein has protein sequence MIRRFDLTLPFGAGVPAWPGEPLPILTRLSDMDNGDACNVTRLNFAVHYGTHLDAPIHFIRDGADVASLALDVLMGPCSVVHVPDHVAEIGPAELEALAVPPGCERLLLATRNSALWNQPNHPFFTDFIAFTPAGAQWLVERGIKLVGIDYLSVQRFADAEPTTHRVLLGAGIVAVEGLDMRGIDPGEYELVCLPLKLIGADGSPCRVVLTRNS, from the coding sequence ATGATCAGGCGCTTCGACCTGACCCTTCCTTTCGGCGCCGGTGTGCCCGCCTGGCCCGGCGAGCCTCTTCCCATCCTTACCCGCCTTTCCGACATGGATAATGGGGACGCCTGCAACGTCACGCGTCTGAATTTCGCCGTGCATTACGGCACCCATCTGGACGCGCCGATTCATTTTATTCGAGACGGCGCCGATGTTGCCTCCCTTGCCCTTGATGTTCTGATGGGGCCTTGCTCGGTCGTCCATGTGCCCGACCATGTCGCCGAGATCGGCCCGGCGGAGCTTGAGGCGCTGGCCGTTCCGCCCGGTTGCGAGCGTTTGCTGCTTGCCACGCGCAATTCCGCCCTGTGGAATCAGCCCAACCATCCCTTCTTCACCGATTTCATCGCATTTACTCCGGCGGGGGCGCAATGGTTGGTGGAGCGTGGGATCAAGTTGGTTGGAATCGACTATCTGTCGGTGCAACGATTCGCCGATGCCGAACCGACCACTCATCGCGTTTTGCTGGGGGCCGGAATCGTGGCGGTCGAGGGTCTGGACATGCGTGGCATCGATCCCGGTGAATACGAACTGGTCTGCCTGCCGTTGAAGCTGATCGGCGCCGACGGCTCGCCGTGCCGGGTGGTGCTGACGCGCAATTCTTGA
- a CDS encoding glycosyltransferase family 39 protein, whose amino-acid sequence MTTTLVLALMGGGMLGWGLMLDRLLGCGGLAAERLSRSLVLGFGVLGWLAFFPALFHHLDAVVLAAVPGAGLPGLWLLRGFSPPKGERLTVWTWTLGGLIAALAFGDFLEGLSPPADADSLAYHFANPKLFLENGGMVFIPRASDGAAPLLPQMTYMLALGLGGERALTLWCMLTGWLLPIAVFGVARRYLDRDWSLAAGALTLSLPTIIYSAGTGQVEVRTAAFVLVAASAAADSLGKRSLRAAGLAGIAAGLFLGSKYTALMFIAAMGLVLLAGRGWFLRCAVFGLATLAAGGQWYLWNYWNTGDPVYPMLFSLLPYRDGVPWSAAQAAYMREAFFGSEILLPQTLWWWLAYPFRVLVDGHPGFEAGRTGLGPFPLLALPFAIAGAWRQRRSLAASPLTPMLAIAALFYAAWFFFGTSQRIRHYVPIVPIVLIVLMVASERATRGRSSRLALGAGLAMSLILQLGAQGLVASNHARRLLTGEGRDAFLLRNTPAFGAVQWVDGMLRPTDKVLTLRRELIYLFETPVFYAHPHVEARVETRPDNDDPAHYLAQLRRQGVTHILVGPSSVKTYSADSSGMMAEALISRGCARELGMHRTGSLYGSRTLDGPSPTISWYWYLIAIAPAPCPLDP is encoded by the coding sequence ATGACGACGACTCTCGTCCTCGCCCTGATGGGTGGCGGCATGCTCGGCTGGGGATTGATGCTTGATCGTCTGCTGGGCTGCGGCGGTTTGGCGGCCGAGCGACTGAGCCGCTCCCTGGTGTTGGGATTCGGCGTTCTGGGTTGGCTGGCCTTTTTTCCCGCGCTTTTTCATCATCTGGACGCTGTCGTTCTGGCAGCCGTGCCGGGTGCGGGCCTGCCGGGTCTGTGGCTATTGCGCGGCTTTTCTCCGCCAAAGGGGGAGCGCCTTACGGTCTGGACCTGGACCCTGGGGGGCCTGATCGCCGCCTTGGCCTTTGGGGATTTTCTGGAGGGGCTGTCGCCGCCCGCCGACGCCGATTCCTTGGCCTATCATTTCGCAAACCCCAAGTTATTCCTCGAAAATGGCGGAATGGTCTTCATTCCCCGCGCTTCGGACGGCGCCGCGCCGCTCTTGCCGCAGATGACATATATGCTGGCGCTCGGTCTGGGCGGCGAGCGGGCCTTGACCCTGTGGTGCATGCTGACCGGCTGGTTGTTGCCCATTGCGGTTTTTGGAGTCGCCAGACGGTATCTCGACCGCGATTGGTCTTTGGCGGCGGGCGCCCTGACCCTGTCGCTTCCCACCATTATCTATTCCGCTGGCACCGGTCAGGTGGAGGTAAGAACCGCGGCCTTCGTCCTGGTGGCGGCGTCGGCCGCCGCGGACAGCCTGGGAAAGCGTTCCCTGCGTGCCGCCGGGCTGGCGGGCATCGCCGCCGGTCTGTTTCTGGGGTCCAAATACACCGCCCTGATGTTTATCGCCGCCATGGGATTGGTCCTGCTGGCCGGGCGGGGCTGGTTCCTGCGGTGTGCCGTTTTCGGTCTGGCGACACTGGCCGCCGGCGGTCAATGGTATCTGTGGAACTACTGGAATACCGGCGACCCGGTCTATCCCATGCTGTTCAGCCTCTTGCCCTATCGTGACGGGGTTCCGTGGAGCGCGGCTCAGGCCGCCTATATGCGCGAGGCGTTCTTCGGCAGCGAGATCCTTCTGCCCCAAACGCTGTGGTGGTGGCTGGCCTATCCTTTCCGGGTTCTGGTGGATGGCCATCCGGGCTTCGAGGCGGGTCGAACCGGCCTGGGGCCCTTTCCCCTGCTGGCCTTGCCCTTTGCCATCGCCGGTGCCTGGCGGCAGCGCCGGTCTCTGGCGGCTTCGCCGCTGACACCGATGCTGGCCATCGCGGCGCTGTTTTATGCCGCGTGGTTCTTCTTCGGAACATCGCAGCGCATCCGCCATTACGTTCCCATCGTACCGATTGTGCTCATTGTTCTGATGGTGGCTTCGGAAAGAGCCACCCGGGGGCGCTCGTCCCGTTTGGCCCTGGGCGCGGGCCTCGCCATGTCCTTGATTCTCCAACTGGGAGCCCAGGGGCTGGTGGCGTCCAATCACGCCAGACGGCTGCTGACCGGGGAAGGCCGGGACGCCTTCCTGCTGCGCAATACCCCCGCCTTCGGTGCCGTGCAGTGGGTGGATGGCATGCTGCGGCCCACGGACAAGGTCCTGACTCTTCGTCGGGAGCTGATCTACCTGTTCGAAACCCCGGTATTCTACGCCCATCCCCATGTGGAAGCGCGGGTAGAAACCCGGCCGGACAACGACGATCCGGCCCATTATCTCGCCCAATTGCGGCGTCAGGGCGTGACGCATATCCTGGTGGGACCCAGCAGCGTGAAAACCTATTCGGCCGACAGCAGCGGCATGATGGCCGAGGCTTTGATCAGTCGTGGCTGTGCTCGTGAACTGGGCATGCACCGGACCGGGTCGCTATACGGTTCGCGCACCTTGGACGGCCCCAGTCCCACCATCTCCTGGTACTGGTATCTGATTGCGATAGCACCGGCGCCTTGCCCCCTGGACCCATGA
- a CDS encoding glycosyltransferase family 2 protein: protein MYKGRRVILIAPAYNEEVKIAEVVRRAPRDIIDTVLVVDDGSTDGTASAARDKGAVVISLGAVLGVGAAIRTGFDKAKAEGFDIAVVIAGNNKDAPEEITRLLDPICDDNMDFVMGSRWREGGRHGGDMPFYRKIATRLHPMLVGFFCGKRITESTNGYRAMKVSVLDDKRIDLRQAWLDRYELEVYLLMKVLRLGYRCTEVPVSKIYPPKAIGNTKMKPGIDWWRMLRPIFLIGLGLRK from the coding sequence ATGTATAAGGGCCGCCGCGTCATCCTGATCGCTCCCGCCTATAACGAGGAGGTCAAGATCGCCGAGGTGGTGCGCCGGGCGCCGCGCGACATCATCGACACCGTGCTGGTGGTCGATGACGGCTCTACCGACGGCACCGCGAGCGCGGCGCGCGACAAGGGCGCCGTGGTGATCAGCCTGGGCGCCGTGCTGGGCGTGGGCGCGGCCATCCGTACCGGCTTCGACAAGGCCAAAGCCGAGGGCTTCGACATCGCCGTGGTCATCGCCGGCAACAACAAGGACGCGCCGGAAGAGATCACCCGCCTGCTGGACCCCATCTGCGACGACAACATGGACTTCGTCATGGGCTCACGCTGGCGCGAAGGCGGGCGTCACGGCGGCGACATGCCCTTCTACCGCAAGATTGCCACCCGCCTGCATCCCATGCTGGTGGGCTTCTTTTGTGGAAAGCGCATCACGGAAAGCACCAATGGCTACCGCGCCATGAAGGTCTCGGTACTGGACGACAAGCGCATCGATTTGCGCCAGGCTTGGCTGGACCGCTACGAGTTGGAGGTCTATCTGCTGATGAAGGTGCTGCGCCTGGGCTATCGCTGTACCGAAGTGCCAGTCAGCAAGATCTATCCCCCCAAGGCCATCGGTAACACCAAGATGAAGCCGGGCATCGACTGGTGGCGCATGCTGCGCCCCATCTTCCTTATCGGCCTGGGTCTGAGGAAATAA
- a CDS encoding NAD(P)-dependent oxidoreductase — protein MTWQVLISAPYMIPVIDRFRPWFAEHDIEITVADVQERLEEADLLPIIAKYHGIVCGDDRITKTVIDAAANLKVISKWGTGIDSIDSAYAATKGIPTGRTLDAFTQPVADTALGYILSFARNLPWMDKMMKAGIWDKIPGRALNESTIGVVGVGCMGSAVLRRAKPFGARLLGNDIRTIDPAFVAEVGVEMMDLDSLLEQSDFVSVCCDLNPTSYLLFNDERFKRMKAGSVLVNTARGPVVQEEALVRALQSGKIVGCALDVFEHEPLPKTSALLGMDNVMLAPHNSNSSPKAWERIHHSTLKNLLDGLRG, from the coding sequence ATGACCTGGCAAGTCCTGATTAGCGCCCCCTACATGATCCCGGTGATCGACCGCTTCCGCCCCTGGTTCGCCGAGCACGACATCGAGATCACCGTGGCCGATGTGCAGGAGCGCCTGGAAGAGGCCGACCTGCTGCCGATCATCGCCAAGTACCATGGCATCGTCTGCGGCGACGACCGCATCACCAAGACGGTGATCGATGCGGCCGCCAATCTCAAGGTCATCTCCAAATGGGGCACCGGCATCGATTCCATCGATTCCGCCTATGCCGCCACCAAGGGCATCCCCACGGGGCGCACGCTCGACGCCTTCACCCAGCCGGTGGCCGACACGGCACTGGGCTACATTTTGTCCTTCGCCCGCAATCTGCCGTGGATGGACAAGATGATGAAGGCCGGTATCTGGGACAAGATCCCCGGTCGCGCCTTGAACGAATCCACCATCGGCGTGGTGGGCGTGGGCTGCATGGGCTCGGCCGTGCTGCGCCGGGCCAAGCCCTTCGGGGCGCGGCTGCTGGGCAACGACATCCGCACCATCGACCCGGCCTTCGTCGCCGAAGTGGGTGTGGAGATGATGGACCTGGACTCGCTGCTGGAGCAGTCGGACTTTGTCTCGGTATGCTGTGATCTCAACCCCACCTCCTATCTGCTGTTCAACGACGAGCGCTTCAAGCGCATGAAGGCGGGTTCGGTGCTGGTCAACACGGCGCGCGGCCCGGTGGTGCAGGAAGAGGCCCTGGTGCGCGCCCTGCAATCGGGCAAGATCGTTGGCTGCGCACTCGACGTCTTCGAGCACGAGCCGCTGCCCAAGACCAGCGCTCTGCTGGGTATGGACAACGTCATGCTGGCGCCCCACAACAGCAATTCCAGCCCCAAGGCCTGGGAGCGCATCCACCATTCCACCTTGAAGAATCTGTTGGACGGTCTGCGTGGCTGA
- a CDS encoding nucleotidyltransferase family protein encodes MKNWDQILVGPTVPILDVIKILDRFAAQIVLVVDSDRRLLGTITDGDIRRGILRGLVLDEPATAIMNPKPLTALPSSSPQERLALIRSRRLRHLPVVDAGGVLVGLETESELLAGEELPNWVILMVGGLGERLRPLTATTPKPLLPVGGRPLLETILLQLAASGFRRVFLAVNYMAEKFEEAFGDGSRLGLDIRYLREDGKLGTAGALGLLPEMPSGPVVVMNGDVLTSVNYRALLDFHAEQAAAATMCVREYDIEVPYGVVEVENSRVRGLKEKPVLTHFINAGIYVLDPVVLGHLETGQPCDMPGLLTKMMAQERPVVAFPIREYWLDIGRLDDFAKANGDYDHVFRGTDG; translated from the coding sequence ATGAAGAACTGGGACCAGATCCTGGTTGGCCCAACGGTGCCGATCCTGGACGTCATCAAGATTCTCGACCGCTTCGCCGCCCAGATCGTCCTGGTGGTGGATTCCGACCGCAGGTTGCTTGGAACCATCACCGACGGCGATATCAGGCGCGGCATTCTGCGCGGCCTGGTGCTGGACGAGCCGGCCACGGCGATCATGAACCCCAAGCCGCTGACCGCTCTGCCCTCTTCCTCGCCGCAGGAGAGGCTGGCACTGATCCGCAGCAGGCGTCTTCGTCACCTTCCGGTGGTGGATGCGGGCGGCGTGCTTGTCGGCCTGGAGACCGAGAGTGAACTGCTGGCCGGGGAGGAACTGCCCAACTGGGTGATTCTGATGGTCGGAGGGCTGGGTGAGCGGTTGCGGCCGCTGACCGCGACGACACCCAAACCTTTGCTGCCGGTGGGCGGGCGTCCCCTACTGGAGACCATTCTGCTGCAACTGGCCGCAAGCGGATTTCGCCGCGTGTTCCTGGCGGTCAACTACATGGCCGAGAAGTTCGAGGAAGCCTTCGGGGACGGCTCGCGTTTGGGCCTCGACATCCGCTATCTGCGTGAAGACGGCAAGTTGGGCACCGCGGGCGCGCTGGGTCTGCTGCCCGAGATGCCGTCAGGTCCGGTCGTCGTGATGAACGGCGATGTCCTGACCTCCGTCAACTACAGGGCTTTGCTCGATTTCCACGCCGAGCAAGCCGCCGCCGCGACCATGTGCGTGCGCGAATACGATATCGAGGTGCCCTATGGGGTGGTCGAAGTGGAGAATTCGCGGGTGCGCGGCTTGAAGGAAAAGCCCGTTTTGACCCATTTCATCAATGCGGGCATCTATGTCCTCGATCCGGTGGTGCTCGGCCATCTGGAGACCGGCCAGCCTTGCGACATGCCGGGCCTGCTCACCAAGATGATGGCGCAAGAGCGGCCGGTCGTCGCCTTCCCCATCCGTGAATACTGGCTCGACATTGGGCGGCTGGACGATTTCGCCAAGGCCAATGGCGATTATGATCATGTTTTCCGAGGCACCGATGGCTGA
- a CDS encoding NAD-dependent 4,6-dehydratase LegB, giving the protein MSPKKILVTGADGFIGSHLTEALVRRGHDVRAMVCYNSFNSWGWLDHSEPEIKRSLDVFSGDIRDPFGVREAVKGCDAVLHLAALIAIPFSYHSPATYVDTNVTGTLNVLQAVRDLGVGRLVHTSTSEVYGTARFVPITEDHPLVGQSPYSASKIGADQMAEAFWRSFATPVTILRPFNTFGPRQSARAVIPTIITQLLAGRRKIKLGAVHPTRDFNYVADTVRAFIAAMEAEGIEGETINAASNFEISIGDTARAIARAVGCDVEIECEEARLRPEKSEVERLWGDNAKAARLLGWSPRYGGGDGFDRALAETVEWFRDPANLGFYKADRYNI; this is encoded by the coding sequence ATGAGCCCCAAAAAGATCCTCGTGACCGGCGCCGACGGCTTCATCGGTTCTCATCTGACCGAGGCGCTGGTTCGCCGGGGTCACGATGTCCGGGCCATGGTGTGCTACAACTCCTTCAATTCCTGGGGCTGGCTTGATCACTCCGAGCCGGAGATCAAGCGTTCGCTCGACGTCTTTTCAGGTGATATCCGCGACCCGTTCGGCGTGCGCGAGGCAGTCAAGGGATGTGACGCCGTGTTGCATCTGGCGGCGCTGATCGCCATTCCGTTCTCGTATCACTCGCCCGCCACCTATGTGGACACCAATGTGACCGGGACTCTCAACGTATTGCAGGCGGTGCGTGACCTCGGCGTGGGGCGGCTGGTTCACACCTCCACCAGCGAGGTTTACGGGACGGCCCGCTTCGTGCCCATCACGGAAGACCACCCGCTGGTCGGGCAGTCTCCCTATTCGGCGAGCAAGATCGGTGCGGACCAGATGGCCGAGGCGTTCTGGCGTTCTTTCGCAACTCCGGTCACCATCTTGCGGCCGTTCAACACATTCGGCCCCCGGCAATCGGCGCGGGCGGTGATTCCCACCATCATCACCCAGCTTCTGGCCGGACGGAGAAAGATCAAGCTGGGCGCCGTCCATCCCACCCGCGACTTCAATTACGTCGCCGATACCGTGCGGGCCTTCATTGCCGCCATGGAGGCCGAGGGCATCGAGGGCGAGACCATCAATGCGGCGTCGAATTTCGAAATTTCCATCGGCGATACGGCGCGGGCCATCGCACGGGCGGTTGGCTGCGACGTGGAGATCGAATGCGAGGAGGCGCGCCTGCGCCCGGAAAAGAGCGAGGTCGAACGGTTGTGGGGTGACAATGCCAAGGCGGCCCGGCTGCTGGGCTGGTCACCGCGATACGGCGGTGGCGACGGTTTTGATCGTGCCCTGGCCGAAACGGTGGAGTGGTTCCGCGATCCGGCCAATCTCGGTTTCTACAAAGCCGACCGTTACAATATCTGA
- a CDS encoding LegC family aminotransferase — translation MHNEIICRLEAVWRRTLRVDGPVPLHAPVFEGHEWEYVKDCLDTGWVSSVGAYVDRFEAMLADITGAHHAVATVNGSAALEVCLHLAGVGAGDDVVLPSLTFIATANAVSHLGASCRFVDVDEATLGLDPARLDDHLARHGDRPIKAVVVMHTFGHAADLDGLMQVCARHGVPLIEDAAESLGSYSGGRHTGTSGLLSALSFNGNKIVTTGGGGAVLTNDPDLARRAKHLTTTAKLSHPYRFDHDEVGWNYRLPNLNAALGCAQLEALPAYLGRKRRLASLYQEAFADLPGVKVVADRAGCAGNFWLNALILDRPDRDLVAQVIEGAAARGLQCRPIWTPMHRLPMYRYCPRDDLAVTEALEDRLINIPSSPSPVLDAVISAGAGL, via the coding sequence ATGCATAACGAGATCATCTGCCGCCTTGAAGCCGTATGGCGCCGGACCCTACGGGTTGACGGCCCGGTGCCCTTGCATGCTCCGGTCTTCGAGGGCCACGAATGGGAGTACGTCAAGGACTGCCTCGACACTGGCTGGGTGTCGTCGGTGGGGGCCTATGTCGATCGCTTCGAGGCCATGCTGGCCGACATCACCGGGGCGCACCATGCGGTCGCCACGGTCAACGGGAGCGCCGCGCTGGAGGTCTGCCTGCATCTGGCTGGCGTTGGGGCGGGTGATGACGTCGTCTTACCGTCCCTCACCTTCATCGCCACAGCCAATGCGGTCAGCCATCTCGGCGCCTCCTGCCGGTTCGTGGATGTGGATGAGGCGACCCTGGGTCTCGACCCGGCCCGGCTTGACGATCATCTCGCGCGCCATGGGGACCGGCCGATCAAGGCGGTGGTGGTCATGCACACATTCGGCCATGCCGCCGACCTGGATGGTCTGATGCAGGTTTGCGCCCGGCATGGGGTTCCCCTGATCGAGGATGCCGCAGAATCCCTGGGCAGTTATAGCGGCGGTCGCCACACGGGAACGAGCGGTCTGCTGTCGGCGCTTAGTTTCAACGGCAATAAGATCGTCACCACCGGCGGCGGCGGAGCCGTCTTGACCAACGATCCCGACCTGGCGCGTCGGGCCAAGCATCTGACCACCACGGCCAAGCTTTCCCACCCCTATCGCTTCGACCATGACGAGGTGGGCTGGAACTATCGTCTTCCCAACCTGAACGCGGCCCTGGGCTGCGCGCAATTGGAAGCCCTGCCCGCCTATCTCGGCCGCAAGCGTAGGCTGGCCAGCCTCTACCAGGAGGCCTTTGCCGATTTGCCCGGCGTGAAGGTGGTGGCGGACCGCGCCGGATGCGCCGGGAATTTCTGGCTGAATGCCTTGATCCTCGATCGGCCAGACCGCGATCTTGTGGCGCAAGTGATCGAGGGAGCCGCCGCTCGGGGTCTTCAGTGTCGGCCCATCTGGACGCCCATGCACCGCCTGCCCATGTATCGGTACTGTCCGCGCGACGATCTGGCGGTGACCGAGGCACTGGAAGACCGGCTGATCAATATTCCATCCAGCCCAAGCCCGGTTCTTGACGCCGTCATATCCGCCGGGGCGGGATTATGA